The region CATTAGTTGCTACTGGGTATTCTTCTCCCTTAGCTTCTATTCCTACTATTCTTTCTTCTGCTAATCCAAATTCTATTAGCTTAGCTTTTACTGCTTCTGCTCTTCTTCTTGAAAGTCCTATATTATATTGGTTACTTCCTATAGAATCTGTATGTCCTTCTAATGTTACTTCATAGTTATTTTGTTCTATGAAATCTTTTAAGTTATTTAACATTTCAAAATATTGAGGCTTTACTACTGATTTATCAAAATCAAAGTTTAGCGCTCTTTCATCTAATACTATTGTCATTTCTTTTGGTGCTTCCATATTTGTTATATCTATATTCTTTATTTCTAATGCATTTATTCTTATTGTATTTTCACGCATTTGTGTTGTTGTTAGCGTTTGCTGCTAATGCTGGCAGAGAAAATACTAATAAAAGTAATAATGTTATTATTGTTGTTGTACTCTTTCTCTTTGCCATTTTTCAGCCTCCTTTTCTAATGATAAGTATTCTTCTGTATACTCAACTTTTCCTTCTTCTACTAATTTATCTATATTTTCTGAAGGTTTTACTGCCTTGTTATTTGATAAGTAAGTTTCTATATTATCTAATCTCGCTGTATTGTAGTTCACTACTTTTTGATCTGTACATGCTACTAATGATAAAACTCCTAATACTAATGCTAATTTTTTCATATTCTTTGTTCTCCTTTTTATTAATAGTTTACTCTTCTTTCAAGTTCTCCAACATTCTTTTCTAAATTATCAAGCATTTCATTTGTTTTGTTGTAGTTTTCTATCTTGTCATTTATTTCTAACATTCTCTTCTTTATTCTTTGAATTTCTTCATCCATTTTTTCAGATTCTGTCATATTTTTTCTTGATTTTTTTGGAGCTACTTCTTCTTGTGCTACTGCAACTTCTCCACCTTCTACAACTGTTCCATCAACATTTTCTGTAGCTTGATTAGCTATATCTTGAGCTGATTGTGTTCCTTCTTCAGCTTGTCTTTTAGCTGCTTCTTCTGCTTCTTTTTCCTTTTC is a window of Fusobacterium periodonticum ATCC 33693 DNA encoding:
- a CDS encoding FAD-I family protein → MKNKLILTALLGLLLVGSFAYAEESDDEAKQRLLKEYEKVQKEKEKEAEEAAKRQAEEGTQSAQDIANQATENVDGTVVEGGEVAVAQEEVAPKKSRKNMTESEKMDEEIQRIKKRMLEINDKIENYNKTNEMLDNLEKNVGELERRVNY